The Shewanella zhangzhouensis genome has a window encoding:
- a CDS encoding outer membrane protein assembly factor BamE, translating to MLNKKQSLTLLGAAALSLSLSGCSVFDWLVYKPDIPQGNYMEPQQVEKLRIEMTKEQAEYVLGRPVLRDSFADDTWYYVYHFKSGRDASVIHKELVLYFENNQLVKVTGDYELSSEFNTPLEQSKLPSVNAAEAVPQVPEQRGDEKPLVEEGEENDPRAIRKF from the coding sequence ATGTTGAACAAGAAGCAAAGTCTTACCCTGCTGGGGGCCGCAGCCCTCTCACTGTCTCTCTCTGGCTGCAGTGTTTTTGATTGGCTGGTGTATAAGCCTGATATTCCTCAGGGTAACTACATGGAGCCACAGCAGGTTGAAAAGCTCAGAATCGAGATGACCAAGGAGCAGGCCGAATATGTACTGGGCCGTCCCGTGCTCAGAGACAGCTTCGCCGACGATACCTGGTACTACGTGTATCATTTCAAAAGCGGTCGTGACGCCAGTGTCATTCACAAGGAATTAGTGCTGTATTTTGAAAATAATCAACTGGTTAAAGTAACGGGTGATTATGAACTTTCCAGCGAGTTCAATACTCCACTGGAACAGAGTAAGCTGCCGAGTGTGAATGCCGCCGAAGCCGTGCCTCAGGTGCCTGAACAACGCGGCGATGAAAAGCCTTTGGTGGAAGAAGGCGAGGAAAACGATCCCAGGGCCATTCGCAAGTTCTGA